GACTGTGGAGCCCGGCTCAGCGGAGCGGCAGATGGCGGGAAAAAGGGGCGCAACCCTGAACCTGCTGCGCAGCTACTTTTGCGCACCCCCGCCAGCTTTCGCGGAGCGAACAGTGCTGGCTACCATGGGGGCGGAGCCCGGAGCAAAGCAGGGAAACATGCTTCTTCACACCGCGGCCGCGTTCCAAGGACAGGCTCACCTACGCACGGCCGCATGCGCTATACTGGAAAAAGAAGGAGGGGGCAGCATGAAACGAAGCAATGTATGGCTGGGCGCCTGCGGAATCGTAATCCGCGGGGAGGAAGCCCTGGTCGTGAAAAAAGCATATGGCGGCCTCAAGGGGCAATGGTCCTTTCCCGCCGGTTTTGTAGAGCCGGGGGAGACCGTGGATGCGGCCGCCGTCAGAGAGGTCCAGGAAGAAACGGGGGTGCAGGCGGTCGTCAGGCAGCTTGCCGCCGTCCGCTCCGGTGTGATTCGCGAGACCATCAGCGACAACATGGTGGTCTTCTGGATGGATTACCTCAGCGGAGAGCCGCGTCCGCAGGAGGGAGAGATCGAGACCGCCGCCTTTTTGCCGATTGAGCAGCTGATCCAGGATCCCCTCTCCTCGACGTACCTGAAAATTATTCTGCCGCAGTACCGGGAGCGGGAGCAGGGCTTGATTGGTCGTGACTATCCAATCGACCCGGTGTTTCAATACACCGCTTATAAAGTCTTCTCGAAATCCTGAGCATCGGGGAGATAACATGCATTGTTGCCGCTTACATAGCGGTTTTTTTCTATTTTTCCTCTCTTTTTCCGGATTGAACGAGAGTTTCCGTTTCTGTTATAGTGAGATACATC
This sequence is a window from Brevibacillus composti. Protein-coding genes within it:
- a CDS encoding NUDIX domain-containing protein — encoded protein: MKRSNVWLGACGIVIRGEEALVVKKAYGGLKGQWSFPAGFVEPGETVDAAAVREVQEETGVQAVVRQLAAVRSGVIRETISDNMVVFWMDYLSGEPRPQEGEIETAAFLPIEQLIQDPLSSTYLKIILPQYREREQGLIGRDYPIDPVFQYTAYKVFSKS